A single Primulina eburnea isolate SZY01 chromosome 11, ASM2296580v1, whole genome shotgun sequence DNA region contains:
- the LOC140805141 gene encoding uncharacterized protein isoform X3, producing MPPEPFPWDRRGFRKHEKSGTDPRFGGAYGAGWPLRWRDQHHPDGSPPYRRQHYQQQQPRWHPDFRSDPLPPGHGKQAGWHMHHDEVGQGFLPYGSRFSDRNLDEENFRPYGLGSDGVRHLRNFRDNRGSFSQKYWRATSWEHAASSDGPGRSAENNEQRFIENAQAHNNYGANNINESNLSHPTPDEVTSEKPDSIAKEQPDKDDGNVDVLVSTGKYDKETRLGSINWKPLKWSRSGSLSSRGSSLSRSSSSKSMGVDPTETAADFLQKKVTSVQSGAGAADLRIFAAASSEEPISRKKPRLGWGEGLAKYEKKKVDGPEDDAIKNSMVIRFNNIEETVKAHTINMLEKSQRVADLEDCTSPASPSSIACSSSTGIEDKETIDGAKTDLGASNFSCSPSTVSRTPFDGPTFNLENLELSSISCVSSFVSELLQSGDESSGNTYYVGTNKLFLWKSDISKALEITESEIDSLETELKSLTSERRSCCPLPDVSSLQPQEIHLKHFEEQVTDSNFAFRLGPLHLVSSECTIVENAPIATEAEHVRLQVENNDNTRCASSKCVEVSTSADANSSSDLVENYLDNYLYDGKNVGCADYDELIVTKSCPDLAGTCDMHCDIPDIYDSILASNKDSANVTSEALSKLVPSENNIFNFGMGSSASCLQGDLTVIKKNFLKRKRFLRFKEKVLTLKYKLFHHLWLQGRLVSVRKLRALSHKKSDLIGHKKYRFSCDRISAAAGNSQTVLAEDMIDFVSGLLSESSFKPYRNTLKMPAIILDKKEMQMSRFISNNGLVEDPRALETERSMINIWTSEERDIFIDKLATFGKDFRKIASFLDHKTTAECVEFYYKNHKSDCFEKAIKKSDIFKCSKPQSTIYLVASRKRWGHEVAAASLDVLGAASAIVANAHIGAEIHQKCTPRFSLGASNAHKAPRSYDSPFQRLNSPDLCDNEREAVAADVLAGICGSMSSEAVSSCIPSSVNPVDGYQDWRCQRVGFSMKRPSTPEVTLSVDDECSDESGGELDFTDWSDMEKSIFIRSLSSYGRDFDIISQCVRTRSRDQCKVFFSKARKCLGLDLIQPGQGNAVSGDANGGGSDMEDASAVETGPVLCTEGSDCKMEDYLLPSDMKSRNEYDIIESKRHLKLDSKRCEDNNWLASRDPTDTDSVSKNSLMGNCQLNNHVMDFNVDIVRQNGANGVCVSVQELSTMDVFSDEETVQKIEEVVDLGLRNESSEGEKAAPENCTEKTCVDPRDQNSHTASLRSSTLFSVPIRYQKLSNHNALSAVGVDWVDGKHPQKIVSTDDCQQQLSGHTCSNPCQFLTGSPVPGPIVNGEINGSVICKKPIPHQNFPHGNLQSAHRAKFSLQKCRSSSRNHSHDVEALHPLQRQRVGQSRTQSSYSSNVEKPFRNGDVKLFGKILTSSEQKSNCSRQRIDDNGGQHHKSNGPTLNLKFSGLQEQDADWTSSCDRLFTLVDQVSLSI from the exons GTCATGGAAAACAAGCTGGGTGGCACATGCATCATGATGAGGTTGGTCAGGGATTTCTTCCCTATGGCTCTCGATTCAGTGACAGGAACTTAGATGAAGAGAATTTTCGGCCTTACGGTCTGGGCAGTGATGGGGTTAGGCATCTCCGAAATTTCAGAGATAATAGGGGGTCCTTTAGCCAAAAATACTGGAGAGCGACCTCTTGGGAACATGCTGCATCCTCGGACGGTCCTGGAAGAAGCGCCGAGAATAATGAACAGAGGTTTATAGAGAATGCTCAAGCTCACAATAATTACGGTGCAAACAACATAAACGAGAGCAACTTATCTCATCCCACTCCTGATGAAGTCACTTCAGAAAAACCTGATTCTATCGCAAAAGAACAGCCAGATAAGGATGATGGCAACGTGGACGTGTTGGTGAGTACAGGGAAATATGACAAAGAAACGCGCTTGGGGTCAATAAATTGGAAGCCTCTGAAATGGTCAAGGTCAGGGAGCTTATCATCAAGGGGCTCTAGTCTCAGCCGCTCAAGTAGCTCAAAGAGTATGGGAGTGGACCCTACTGAGACGGCTGCTGACTTTCTGCAAAAGAAAGTGACATCAGTGCAGTCTGGTGCTGGTGCTGCTGATTTGAGGATATTTGCTGCAGCATCCTCCGAGGAACCTATTTCCAGGAAGAAGCCACGTCTTGGCTGGGGAGAGGGACTGGCAAAGTATGAAAAGAAGAAAGTCGATGGCCCTGAAGATGATGCAATAAAAAATTCCATGGTCATCAGATTCAATAATATAGAAGAAACGGTGAAAGCTCATACCATAAACATGCTTGAAAAGAGTCAAAGAGTTGCAGATTTGGAAGATTGTACCTCACCCGCATCTCCGTCTTCGATTGCTTGTAGTTCTTCCACAG GTATTGAAGATAAAGAAACCATCGATGGTGCAAAAACTGACCTTGGAGCATCTAATTTCAGCTGTTCACCCAGTACTGTGTCCCGGACTCCCTTTGATGGACCAACATTTAACTTGGAAAACCTGGAACTTTCATCAATATCTTGTGTGAGCTCTTTTGTTAGTGAATTGTTACAATCTGGTGATGAAAGTTCTGGGAATACTTATTATGTGGGAACCAACAAGTTGTTCTTGTGGAAGAGTGACATATCAAAAGCACTTGAAATTACAGAATCTGAGATAGATTCGCTGGAAACTGAACTGAAGTCATTGACATCAGAACGTAGAAGTTGCTGCCCTCTTCCAGATGTGTCCAGCTTGCAACCACAAGAGATCCACTTGAAACATTTTGAGGAGCAAGTTACCGATTCCAATTTTGCTTTCAGGCTTGGTCCTTTGCACCTTGTCTCATCTGAATGTACGATTGTTGAAAACGCACCTATTGCAACCGAAGCTGAGCACGTGAGGTTGCAAGTAGAGAACAACGATAACACAAGATGTGCTTCCTCAAAATGTGTTGAGGTGTCAACTTCTGCAGATGCCAACAGTTCTAGTGACTTGGTCGAAAACTATCTAGACAATTATTTGTATGACGGGAAGAATGTTGGCTGTGCTGATTATGACGAGCTGATTGTAACCAAAAGTTGTCCAGATCTTGCTGGGACCTGTGATATGCATTGTGATATACCGGATATTTATGACTCAATATTGGCTTCCAATAAAGATTCTGCAAATGTGACTTCTGAGGCTTTAAGTAAGTTAGTACCTTCCGAAAATAATATCTTCAATTTTGGAATGGGTTCTAGTGCTTCTTGCTTGCAAGGAGATCTCACAGTTATCAAAAAGAACTTTTTAAAGAGGAAGCGATTTCTAAGGTTCAAGGAGAAGGTTCTCACTCTTAAGTACAAGTTATTTCATCATTTATGGTTGCAAGGTCGACTAGTTTCTGTGAGGAAACTTCGAGCGTTGTCTCATAAGAAGTCAGATCTAATTGGGCATAAAAAGTATCGCTTCAGTTGTGATCGGATTTCTGCAGCTG CTGGGAACTCTCAAACAGTCTTGGCAGAAGATATGATTGATTTTGTTAGCGGGCTGCTTTCAGAGTCCTCGTTTAAACCATACAGAAATACTTTGAAGATGCCTGCTATAATTTTGGACAAAAAGGAGATGCAGATGTCAAGGTTTATTTCAAATAATGGTCTGGTGGAAGATCCTCGTGCTCTTGAAACAGAAAGGTCTATGATCAATATCTGGACTTCTGAAGAGAGGGATATCTTCATAGATAAGCTTGCTACCTTTGGCAAAGATTTCAGGAAGATTGCATCCTTTCTAGATCATAAAACAACAGCAGAGTGTGTTGAGTTTTACTACAAGAATCACAAGTCGGACTGCTTTGAGAAAGCTATAAAGAAGTCTGACATTTTTAAATGTAGTAAGCCCCAATCGACTATATACCTGGTTGCATCGCGTAAAAGATGGGGCCATGAGGTTGCTGCAGCTTCCCTTGATGTTCTGGGTGCAGCATCAGCTATTGTGGCTAATGCCCATATAGGCGCAGAGATTCACCAGAAATGCACACCTAGGTTTTCTTTAGGTGCATCCAACGCTCACAAAGCACCAAGATCATATGATAGTCCTTTTCAGAGGTTAAACAGTCCAGATCTATGCGACAATGAGAGAGAGGCTGTAGCTGCTGATGTGTTGGCTGGTATTTGTGGTTCAATGTCGTCCGAGGCTGTGAGTTCTTGCATCCCGAGTTCAGTTAATCCTGTGGATGGATATCAGGATTGGAGGTGTCAGAGAGTTGGGTTTTCTATGAAGCGTCCGTCAACCCCTGAAGTTACATTGAGTGTTGATGACGAGTGTTCAGATGAGAGCGGTGGGGAGCTGGATTTTACTGATTGGAGTGATATGGAGAAATCAATCTTCATTCGATCCCTGTCATCTTATGGCAGAGATTTCGATATTATCTCACAATGTGTCAGAACAAGATCCAGGGACCAATGTAAGGTTTTCTTTAGCAAAGCTAGGAAGTGCCTTGGGTTGGATCTGATTCAACCTGGACAAGGTAATGCAGTCTCTGGGGATGCTAATGGAGGTGGTAGTGACATGGAAGATGCTAGTGCTGTGGAGACTGGGCCCGTTCTTTGCACTGAGGGATCAGATTGCAAGATGGAAGATTATCTTCTGCCATCTGACATGAAGTCAAGGAATGAGTACGATATAATAGAAAGCAAACGGCATTTGAAGCTTGATTCAAAGAGATGTGAGGACAATAATTGGCTAGCTTCTCGTGATCCCACGGATACTGATTCTGTTTCAAAGAATTCGTTGATGGGTAATTGTCAACTCAATAATCATGTTATGGACTTCAATGTGGATATCGTTAGACAGAATGGTGCAAATGGTGTGTGCGTATCTGTGCAGGAACTCAGTACCATGGATGTGTTCTCTGATGAGGAAACTGTACAAAAGATTGAGGAGGTGGTTGATCTTGGCCTGCGAAATGAATCAAGTGAAGGTGAGAAAGCTGCACCTGAAAACTGTACTGAAAAAACTTGTGTCGATCCACGGGACCAGAATAGCCATACAGCATCCTTGAGGTCCTCTACACTGTTCTCTGTTCCAATTAGATATCAGAAACTTTCAAATCATAATGCTTTATCAGCTGTTGGTGTTGATTGGGTTGATGGCAAGCATCCTCAGAAAATTGTTAGTACAGATGATTGTCAGCAGCAATTATCTGGTCACACATGTTCAAATCCTTGTCAGTTCCTAACAGGGTCCCCGGTTCCTGGGCCCATAGTGAATGGGGAGATAAACGGGTCTGTTATTTGCAAAAAACCAATTCCGCATCAAAATTTCCCTCATGGAAATTTGCAGTCTGCCCATCGTGCAAAGTTCTCTCTTCAGAAGTGTAGGAGCAGCTCAAGGAATCATTCCCATGATGTCGAGGCTTTGCATCCATTGCAACGACAGAGGGTTGGTCAATCTAGAACCCAATCCAGTTATTCATCTAACGTGGAAAAACCTTTTAGGAATGGTGATGTAAAATTGTTTGGTAAAATCTTAACATCCTCTGAGCAGAAATCAAATTGTAGCAGACAACGAATTGATGACAATGGTGGTCAGCATCATAAATCCAATGGCCCGACTCTGAACCTAAAATTCAGTGGTCTACAG GAACAGGATGCAGACTGGACTTCCTCCTGTGACCGACTCTTCACTCTTGTTGACCAAGTATCCCTCAGCATTTAG
- the LOC140805141 gene encoding uncharacterized protein isoform X4, with the protein MPPEPFPWDRRGFRKHEKSGTDPRFGGAYGAGWPLRWRDQHHPDGSPPYRRQHYQQQQPRWHPDFRSDPLPPGHGKQAGWHMHHDEVGQGFLPYGSRFSDRNLDEENFRPYGLGSDGVRHLRNFRDNRGSFSQKYWRATSWEHAASSDGPGRSAENNEQRFIENAQAHNNYGANNINESNLSHPTPDEVTSEKPDSIAKEQPDKDDGNVDVLVSTGKYDKETRLGSINWKPLKWSRSGSLSSRGSSLSRSSSSKSMGVDPTETAADFLQKKVTSVQSGAGAADLRIFAAASSEEPISRKKPRLGWGEGLAKYEKKKVDGPEDDAIKNSMVIRFNNIEETVKAHTINMLEKSQRVADLEDCTSPASPSSIACSSSTGIEDKETIDGAKTDLGASNFSCSPSTVSRTPFDGPTFNLENLELSSISCVSSFVSELLQSGDESSGNTYYVGTNKLFLWKSDISKALEITESEIDSLETELKSLTSERRSCCPLPDVSSLQPQEIHLKHFEEQVTDSNFAFRLGPLHLVSSECTIVENAPIATEAEHVRLQVENNDNTRCASSKCVEVSTSADANSSSDLVENYLDNYLYDGKNVGCADYDELIVTKSCPDLAGTCDMHCDIPDIYDSILASNKDSANVTSEALSKLVPSENNIFNFGMGSSASCLQGDLTVIKKNFLKRKRFLRFKEKVLTLKYKLFHHLWLQGRLVSVRKLRALSHKKSDLIGHKKYRFSCDRISAAAGNSQTVLAEDMIDFVSGLLSESSFKPYRNTLKMPAIILDKKEMQMSRFISNNGLVEDPRALETERSMINIWTSEERDIFIDKLATFGKDFRKIASFLDHKTTAECVEFYYKNHKSDCFEKAIKKSDIFKCSKPQSTIYLVASRKRWGHEVAAASLDVLGAASAIVANAHIGAEIHQKCTPRFSLGASNAHKAPRSYDSPFQRLNSPDLCDNEREAVAADVLAGICGSMSSEAVSSCIPSSVNPVDGYQDWRCQRVGFSMKRPSTPEVTLSVDDECSDESGGELDFTDWSDMEKSIFIRSLSSYGRDFDIISQCVRTRSRDQCKVFFSKARKCLGLDLIQPGQGNAVSGDANGGGSDMEDASAVETGPVLCTEGSDCKMEDYLLPSDMKSRNEYDIIESKRHLKLDSKRCEDNNWLASRDPTDTDSVSKNSLMGNCQLNNHVMDFNVDIVRQNGANGVCVSVQELSTMDVFSDEETVQKIEEVVDLGLRNESSEGEKAAPENCTEKTCVDPRDQNSHTASLRSSTLFSVPIRYQKLSNHNALSAVGVDWVDGKHPQKIVSTDDCQQQLSGHTCSNPCQFLTGSPVPGPIVNGEINGSVICKKPIPHQNFPHGNLQSAHRAKFSLQKCRSSSRNHSHDVEALHPLQRQRVGQSRTQSSYSSNVEKPFRNGDVKLFGKILTSSEQKSNCSRQRIDDNGGQHHKSNGPTLNLKFSGLQDADWTSSCDRLFTLVDQVSLSI; encoded by the exons GTCATGGAAAACAAGCTGGGTGGCACATGCATCATGATGAGGTTGGTCAGGGATTTCTTCCCTATGGCTCTCGATTCAGTGACAGGAACTTAGATGAAGAGAATTTTCGGCCTTACGGTCTGGGCAGTGATGGGGTTAGGCATCTCCGAAATTTCAGAGATAATAGGGGGTCCTTTAGCCAAAAATACTGGAGAGCGACCTCTTGGGAACATGCTGCATCCTCGGACGGTCCTGGAAGAAGCGCCGAGAATAATGAACAGAGGTTTATAGAGAATGCTCAAGCTCACAATAATTACGGTGCAAACAACATAAACGAGAGCAACTTATCTCATCCCACTCCTGATGAAGTCACTTCAGAAAAACCTGATTCTATCGCAAAAGAACAGCCAGATAAGGATGATGGCAACGTGGACGTGTTGGTGAGTACAGGGAAATATGACAAAGAAACGCGCTTGGGGTCAATAAATTGGAAGCCTCTGAAATGGTCAAGGTCAGGGAGCTTATCATCAAGGGGCTCTAGTCTCAGCCGCTCAAGTAGCTCAAAGAGTATGGGAGTGGACCCTACTGAGACGGCTGCTGACTTTCTGCAAAAGAAAGTGACATCAGTGCAGTCTGGTGCTGGTGCTGCTGATTTGAGGATATTTGCTGCAGCATCCTCCGAGGAACCTATTTCCAGGAAGAAGCCACGTCTTGGCTGGGGAGAGGGACTGGCAAAGTATGAAAAGAAGAAAGTCGATGGCCCTGAAGATGATGCAATAAAAAATTCCATGGTCATCAGATTCAATAATATAGAAGAAACGGTGAAAGCTCATACCATAAACATGCTTGAAAAGAGTCAAAGAGTTGCAGATTTGGAAGATTGTACCTCACCCGCATCTCCGTCTTCGATTGCTTGTAGTTCTTCCACAG GTATTGAAGATAAAGAAACCATCGATGGTGCAAAAACTGACCTTGGAGCATCTAATTTCAGCTGTTCACCCAGTACTGTGTCCCGGACTCCCTTTGATGGACCAACATTTAACTTGGAAAACCTGGAACTTTCATCAATATCTTGTGTGAGCTCTTTTGTTAGTGAATTGTTACAATCTGGTGATGAAAGTTCTGGGAATACTTATTATGTGGGAACCAACAAGTTGTTCTTGTGGAAGAGTGACATATCAAAAGCACTTGAAATTACAGAATCTGAGATAGATTCGCTGGAAACTGAACTGAAGTCATTGACATCAGAACGTAGAAGTTGCTGCCCTCTTCCAGATGTGTCCAGCTTGCAACCACAAGAGATCCACTTGAAACATTTTGAGGAGCAAGTTACCGATTCCAATTTTGCTTTCAGGCTTGGTCCTTTGCACCTTGTCTCATCTGAATGTACGATTGTTGAAAACGCACCTATTGCAACCGAAGCTGAGCACGTGAGGTTGCAAGTAGAGAACAACGATAACACAAGATGTGCTTCCTCAAAATGTGTTGAGGTGTCAACTTCTGCAGATGCCAACAGTTCTAGTGACTTGGTCGAAAACTATCTAGACAATTATTTGTATGACGGGAAGAATGTTGGCTGTGCTGATTATGACGAGCTGATTGTAACCAAAAGTTGTCCAGATCTTGCTGGGACCTGTGATATGCATTGTGATATACCGGATATTTATGACTCAATATTGGCTTCCAATAAAGATTCTGCAAATGTGACTTCTGAGGCTTTAAGTAAGTTAGTACCTTCCGAAAATAATATCTTCAATTTTGGAATGGGTTCTAGTGCTTCTTGCTTGCAAGGAGATCTCACAGTTATCAAAAAGAACTTTTTAAAGAGGAAGCGATTTCTAAGGTTCAAGGAGAAGGTTCTCACTCTTAAGTACAAGTTATTTCATCATTTATGGTTGCAAGGTCGACTAGTTTCTGTGAGGAAACTTCGAGCGTTGTCTCATAAGAAGTCAGATCTAATTGGGCATAAAAAGTATCGCTTCAGTTGTGATCGGATTTCTGCAGCTG CTGGGAACTCTCAAACAGTCTTGGCAGAAGATATGATTGATTTTGTTAGCGGGCTGCTTTCAGAGTCCTCGTTTAAACCATACAGAAATACTTTGAAGATGCCTGCTATAATTTTGGACAAAAAGGAGATGCAGATGTCAAGGTTTATTTCAAATAATGGTCTGGTGGAAGATCCTCGTGCTCTTGAAACAGAAAGGTCTATGATCAATATCTGGACTTCTGAAGAGAGGGATATCTTCATAGATAAGCTTGCTACCTTTGGCAAAGATTTCAGGAAGATTGCATCCTTTCTAGATCATAAAACAACAGCAGAGTGTGTTGAGTTTTACTACAAGAATCACAAGTCGGACTGCTTTGAGAAAGCTATAAAGAAGTCTGACATTTTTAAATGTAGTAAGCCCCAATCGACTATATACCTGGTTGCATCGCGTAAAAGATGGGGCCATGAGGTTGCTGCAGCTTCCCTTGATGTTCTGGGTGCAGCATCAGCTATTGTGGCTAATGCCCATATAGGCGCAGAGATTCACCAGAAATGCACACCTAGGTTTTCTTTAGGTGCATCCAACGCTCACAAAGCACCAAGATCATATGATAGTCCTTTTCAGAGGTTAAACAGTCCAGATCTATGCGACAATGAGAGAGAGGCTGTAGCTGCTGATGTGTTGGCTGGTATTTGTGGTTCAATGTCGTCCGAGGCTGTGAGTTCTTGCATCCCGAGTTCAGTTAATCCTGTGGATGGATATCAGGATTGGAGGTGTCAGAGAGTTGGGTTTTCTATGAAGCGTCCGTCAACCCCTGAAGTTACATTGAGTGTTGATGACGAGTGTTCAGATGAGAGCGGTGGGGAGCTGGATTTTACTGATTGGAGTGATATGGAGAAATCAATCTTCATTCGATCCCTGTCATCTTATGGCAGAGATTTCGATATTATCTCACAATGTGTCAGAACAAGATCCAGGGACCAATGTAAGGTTTTCTTTAGCAAAGCTAGGAAGTGCCTTGGGTTGGATCTGATTCAACCTGGACAAGGTAATGCAGTCTCTGGGGATGCTAATGGAGGTGGTAGTGACATGGAAGATGCTAGTGCTGTGGAGACTGGGCCCGTTCTTTGCACTGAGGGATCAGATTGCAAGATGGAAGATTATCTTCTGCCATCTGACATGAAGTCAAGGAATGAGTACGATATAATAGAAAGCAAACGGCATTTGAAGCTTGATTCAAAGAGATGTGAGGACAATAATTGGCTAGCTTCTCGTGATCCCACGGATACTGATTCTGTTTCAAAGAATTCGTTGATGGGTAATTGTCAACTCAATAATCATGTTATGGACTTCAATGTGGATATCGTTAGACAGAATGGTGCAAATGGTGTGTGCGTATCTGTGCAGGAACTCAGTACCATGGATGTGTTCTCTGATGAGGAAACTGTACAAAAGATTGAGGAGGTGGTTGATCTTGGCCTGCGAAATGAATCAAGTGAAGGTGAGAAAGCTGCACCTGAAAACTGTACTGAAAAAACTTGTGTCGATCCACGGGACCAGAATAGCCATACAGCATCCTTGAGGTCCTCTACACTGTTCTCTGTTCCAATTAGATATCAGAAACTTTCAAATCATAATGCTTTATCAGCTGTTGGTGTTGATTGGGTTGATGGCAAGCATCCTCAGAAAATTGTTAGTACAGATGATTGTCAGCAGCAATTATCTGGTCACACATGTTCAAATCCTTGTCAGTTCCTAACAGGGTCCCCGGTTCCTGGGCCCATAGTGAATGGGGAGATAAACGGGTCTGTTATTTGCAAAAAACCAATTCCGCATCAAAATTTCCCTCATGGAAATTTGCAGTCTGCCCATCGTGCAAAGTTCTCTCTTCAGAAGTGTAGGAGCAGCTCAAGGAATCATTCCCATGATGTCGAGGCTTTGCATCCATTGCAACGACAGAGGGTTGGTCAATCTAGAACCCAATCCAGTTATTCATCTAACGTGGAAAAACCTTTTAGGAATGGTGATGTAAAATTGTTTGGTAAAATCTTAACATCCTCTGAGCAGAAATCAAATTGTAGCAGACAACGAATTGATGACAATGGTGGTCAGCATCATAAATCCAATGGCCCGACTCTGAACCTAAAATTCAGTGGTCTACAG GATGCAGACTGGACTTCCTCCTGTGACCGACTCTTCACTCTTGTTGACCAAGTATCCCTCAGCATTTAG